A genomic region of Noviherbaspirillum sp. L7-7A contains the following coding sequences:
- a CDS encoding branched-chain amino acid ABC transporter substrate-binding protein, which yields MAIKLRSLVIASLVAACLPSAALADKVRIAFIDPLSGPFAPVGQGILNSWQMIADIANKEKWAGSHTFEVVGFDNKASPQESLSQLKSAIDQGYRYVTQGNGSAAAAALLDAVNKHNERNPGKEVVYINYAAVDPDLTNSKCSFWQFRIDANSDMKMEAMTTFMAKKPEIKKVYIIGQNYSFGHQVTRAAKDYLKRKRPDIQIVGDDLHPIGQVKDFSPYIAKIKASGADTVVTGNWGADLALLIKAAKDADLKADFYTYYGSTTGVPTAMGAAGADRVKYVGYWNVNNEGYVGKEIVENFKKKYNDDYYAMATYTGIAMLAKAFNETKATDPVKVAFAMEGMKVKSLNGEVEMRKADHQLQQPLYIATWVKVNGKDVKYDQENTGYGWRTDQKIDAFVAAQPTSCQMKRPAMQ from the coding sequence ATGGCTATCAAACTTCGCTCGCTTGTTATCGCTTCGCTTGTCGCTGCCTGCCTGCCTTCCGCGGCATTGGCGGACAAGGTCAGGATCGCTTTCATCGACCCGCTGTCCGGGCCGTTCGCACCGGTAGGCCAGGGCATACTCAACAGCTGGCAAATGATCGCAGACATCGCCAACAAGGAAAAATGGGCCGGCTCCCATACCTTCGAGGTGGTTGGCTTCGATAACAAGGCCAGTCCGCAGGAGTCGCTGTCGCAATTGAAGAGCGCGATCGACCAGGGTTACCGCTATGTCACCCAGGGCAATGGCTCGGCGGCCGCGGCTGCGCTGCTGGACGCGGTCAACAAGCACAATGAACGCAACCCCGGCAAGGAAGTGGTGTACATCAATTACGCCGCGGTGGACCCGGACCTGACCAACAGCAAGTGCAGCTTCTGGCAATTCCGCATCGACGCCAACTCGGACATGAAGATGGAGGCGATGACTACCTTCATGGCCAAGAAGCCGGAGATCAAGAAGGTCTACATCATCGGCCAGAACTATTCCTTCGGCCACCAGGTCACCCGTGCCGCGAAGGATTACCTGAAGCGCAAGCGCCCGGATATCCAGATCGTCGGCGACGACCTGCACCCGATCGGCCAGGTGAAGGACTTCTCGCCCTATATCGCCAAGATCAAGGCGTCCGGCGCCGACACCGTCGTGACCGGCAACTGGGGTGCCGATCTCGCGCTCCTGATCAAGGCGGCCAAGGACGCCGACCTGAAGGCCGACTTCTATACCTATTACGGCTCGACCACCGGCGTACCCACCGCGATGGGCGCCGCCGGCGCCGACCGCGTGAAATATGTGGGCTACTGGAACGTCAACAATGAAGGCTATGTCGGCAAGGAAATCGTCGAGAATTTCAAGAAGAAGTACAACGACGACTACTACGCAATGGCAACCTATACCGGCATTGCAATGCTGGCCAAGGCCTTCAATGAAACCAAGGCCACCGACCCGGTCAAGGTGGCCTTCGCAATGGAAGGCATGAAGGTCAAGAGCCTGAATGGCGAAGTGGAAATGCGCAAGGCCGACCACCAGCTGCAGCAGCCGCTCTACATCGCGACCTGGGTCAAGGTCAATGGCAAGGATGTGAAATACGATCAGGAAAACACCGGCTATGGCTGGCGCACGGACCAGAAGATCGACGCCTTCGTCGCCGCCCAGCCTACCTCGTGCCAGATGAAGCGCCCCGCCATGCAGTAA
- a CDS encoding ABC transporter ATP-binding protein: MSAYSVELKDVRKSFGKSEIIRGATLQVPKGERYAIIGPNGAGKSTLFNLISGRFGVSGGDILLNGRSIVGMKPFEINRCGLSRSFQITNIFHRLTVYENLRCAVLWSLGYKYSFWHRLNGLRDAHERAEAVLEQIGLRRRRNTAAGLLTYAEQRALEIGITIAGGADVILLDEPTAGMSRSESDHAVELIRRVTEGKTLLMVEHDMSVVFGLADKIAVVVYGEVIACDTPANIRGNARVQEAYLGGHAPAEEHA; the protein is encoded by the coding sequence ATGAGCGCTTATTCCGTCGAACTGAAGGACGTGCGCAAGAGTTTCGGCAAGTCCGAAATCATCCGCGGCGCCACCTTGCAGGTGCCCAAGGGCGAGCGTTACGCCATCATCGGCCCGAACGGCGCGGGCAAATCCACGCTGTTCAACCTGATCTCCGGCCGTTTCGGCGTCAGCGGCGGCGATATCCTGCTCAACGGCCGCAGCATCGTTGGCATGAAGCCGTTCGAGATCAACCGTTGCGGCCTGTCGCGCAGCTTCCAGATCACCAATATCTTCCACCGACTGACGGTGTACGAGAACCTGCGCTGCGCGGTGCTCTGGTCGCTGGGCTACAAGTATTCCTTCTGGCACCGGCTCAACGGCCTGCGCGACGCGCATGAACGGGCCGAAGCCGTGCTGGAGCAGATCGGTTTGCGCCGCCGGCGCAACACCGCCGCCGGCCTCCTGACCTATGCCGAGCAGCGGGCGCTGGAAATCGGCATCACGATCGCCGGCGGCGCCGACGTGATCCTGCTCGACGAGCCCACCGCGGGCATGAGCCGCTCCGAGTCGGACCATGCGGTGGAGCTGATCCGCCGCGTCACCGAGGGCAAGACGCTGCTGATGGTGGAGCATGACATGAGCGTGGTATTCGGCCTGGCCGACAAGATCGCCGTCGTGGTCTACGGCGAAGTGATTGCCTGCGACACGCCGGCCAATATCCGTGGCAACGCACGGGTGCAGGAAGCTTATCTGGGCGGCCATGCGCCGGCGGAGGAACATGCATGA
- a CDS encoding 3-(methylthio)propionyl-CoA ligase, with protein sequence MSEYPRSPLMGQMMSQPLLISSIIKHADRYFGKNEIVSRRVEGDIHRYTYHDCHTRSRKLANALKGFGVGMGDRVATMAWNGYRHLEAYYAVSGSGAVLHTLNPRLHPDQIAYITNHAEDQYLLFELTFLPLIESVAQHCKTIKGYILLCDRDRMPAQSTIPNLMCYEDLIDSNSDDYEWPLFDENSASSLCYTSGTTGNPKGALYSHRSTMLHSYASTMPDALNVSGRDAVLPVVPMFHVNAWGLPYSVPLTGAKMVFPGPALDGKSLYELFESEKVTFSAGVPTVWLGLLNYVAQNNLSFSTFKRTVIGGSACPPAMMKTLRHKYDIEVVHAWGMTEMSPLGTAATLQAQHMDMPEEVKQAKLESQGHVIFGVDMKIVDDAGRELPWDGKTYGNLLVKGPWVIQSYFKGEGGDVLEDGWFPTGDVATIDPEGYMQITDRSKDVIKSGGEWIGTIDLENIAMSHPAVLQAACIGVFHPKWDERPLLVVVKRPGMDVSREELLAFYEGKIAKWWTPDDVAFIDALPIGATGKVLKNRIRESFRDHVLPSA encoded by the coding sequence ATGTCGGAGTATCCCCGCAGCCCCCTGATGGGGCAGATGATGAGCCAGCCGCTGCTCATCTCCAGCATCATCAAGCACGCAGACCGGTATTTTGGAAAGAATGAGATCGTCTCGCGGCGGGTCGAAGGCGACATCCATCGTTATACCTATCACGACTGCCATACCCGGTCGCGCAAGCTGGCCAACGCGCTGAAGGGGTTTGGCGTCGGCATGGGCGACCGGGTCGCCACCATGGCCTGGAACGGCTACCGGCACCTCGAGGCCTACTATGCGGTTTCCGGCTCGGGCGCCGTGCTGCATACGCTGAACCCGCGTCTGCATCCCGACCAGATCGCCTATATCACCAACCATGCGGAAGACCAGTACCTGCTGTTCGAGCTGACCTTCCTGCCCCTGATCGAATCGGTGGCGCAGCACTGCAAGACCATCAAGGGTTATATCCTGCTGTGCGACCGCGACCGCATGCCGGCGCAAAGCACCATCCCGAACCTGATGTGCTATGAAGACCTCATCGACAGCAATTCCGATGACTATGAATGGCCCCTGTTCGACGAGAACTCCGCCTCCAGCCTGTGCTACACCTCGGGCACCACAGGCAACCCGAAGGGTGCGCTGTATTCCCACCGTTCGACCATGCTGCATTCCTATGCGTCGACCATGCCGGATGCATTGAATGTGTCGGGCCGCGACGCGGTGCTGCCGGTCGTGCCGATGTTCCATGTGAATGCATGGGGCCTGCCGTATTCGGTGCCGCTGACAGGCGCCAAGATGGTGTTCCCCGGCCCTGCGCTGGACGGCAAGTCGCTCTATGAGCTGTTCGAGTCGGAGAAGGTGACCTTCTCGGCCGGCGTGCCGACGGTATGGCTGGGCCTGCTCAATTACGTGGCCCAGAACAATCTCAGCTTCTCCACGTTCAAGCGCACCGTGATCGGCGGCTCGGCCTGCCCGCCGGCAATGATGAAGACGCTGCGCCACAAATACGATATCGAGGTGGTGCATGCCTGGGGCATGACGGAAATGTCGCCGCTGGGCACCGCGGCTACCCTGCAGGCGCAGCATATGGATATGCCCGAAGAGGTCAAGCAGGCCAAGCTGGAAAGCCAGGGCCATGTGATCTTCGGCGTGGACATGAAGATCGTCGACGATGCCGGCCGCGAGTTGCCCTGGGATGGCAAGACCTACGGCAACCTGCTGGTCAAGGGGCCGTGGGTGATTCAGTCTTATTTCAAGGGCGAGGGCGGCGATGTGCTGGAAGACGGCTGGTTCCCCACCGGCGACGTCGCCACCATCGACCCGGAAGGCTATATGCAGATCACCGACCGCAGCAAGGACGTGATCAAGTCCGGCGGCGAGTGGATCGGCACCATCGACCTCGAAAACATCGCGATGTCGCACCCGGCGGTGCTGCAGGCCGCCTGCATCGGCGTGTTCCATCCGAAGTGGGATGAGCGGCCGCTGCTGGTGGTGGTGAAGCGGCCCGGCATGGACGTCAGCCGCGAGGAACTGCTGGCGTTTTACGAGGGCAAGATCGCCAAATGGTGGACGCCGGACGATGTTGCCTTCATCGATGCGCTGCCGATCGGCGCCACCGGCAAGGTGCTGAAGAACCGCATCCGCGAAAGCTTTCGCGACCATGTCTTGCCGAGTGCCTGA
- a CDS encoding ABC transporter ATP-binding protein — MSKAMLEIRDLHAYYGKSHVLHGVDLTVGEGEIVSLLGRNGVGRSTTVKAAMGQVQATGSIRFKGEEIIGEKAFRIAYKGLGYVPENRDIFPTLTVEQNLLLGEKKGRKSRWALADMYEMFPRLKERQHTPAGVLSGGEQQMLTLCRTLMGDPDLIMIDEPTEGLAPKIVDLVAQYLNTLKDRGISVLLVEQKLAIALEISQRVYVMGHGSIVFEGTPADLRANAAVRREWLEV, encoded by the coding sequence ATGAGCAAGGCAATGCTGGAAATCAGGGATCTCCACGCCTACTACGGCAAGAGCCACGTGCTGCATGGCGTCGACCTGACAGTGGGCGAGGGCGAGATCGTCAGCCTCCTGGGACGCAACGGCGTCGGGCGCTCCACCACCGTGAAGGCGGCCATGGGGCAGGTGCAGGCGACCGGCTCGATCCGTTTCAAGGGCGAGGAAATCATCGGCGAGAAGGCGTTCCGGATTGCCTACAAGGGCCTGGGCTACGTGCCCGAGAACCGCGACATCTTCCCGACCCTGACGGTGGAGCAGAATCTGCTGCTGGGCGAGAAGAAGGGCAGGAAGTCGCGCTGGGCGCTGGCGGACATGTACGAGATGTTCCCGCGTCTGAAGGAGCGTCAGCACACGCCTGCGGGCGTGCTCTCGGGCGGCGAGCAGCAGATGCTGACCCTGTGCCGCACCCTGATGGGCGACCCTGACCTGATCATGATCGACGAGCCGACCGAAGGGCTGGCGCCAAAGATCGTCGACCTCGTGGCGCAGTATCTCAACACCCTGAAGGATCGCGGCATTTCGGTGCTGCTGGTGGAGCAGAAGCTCGCCATCGCGCTGGAGATCTCGCAGCGGGTGTATGTAATGGGACATGGCTCCATCGTGTTCGAGGGTACGCCGGCGGACTTGCGGGCCAATGCCGCTGTGCGCCGCGAATGGCTGGAAGTATGA
- a CDS encoding Crp/Fnr family transcriptional regulator gives MPSPAKSDIDKAALLRESWLADLPDDVIHEAARCGSLRLYANDELVHARGDACDGFYTIASGSVRFTRATADGHTTTIAVMERPNWFGEISMFDGLPRTHDGHAAGPTVLLYHARTDFHRLLMRHPAIYERFARMLALRLRATFDLVEEAAVAPLAQRLARRLLELAQLQPSAMSAVVIPRGREVPLTQEELGHLLGKSRQSIAKQLRLWEQDGLVQTKYGRVFIEDPQSIAHIAYPDGRSGKRARNAAPPVSSPASDTDVASHRTLNDSKY, from the coding sequence ATGCCCTCACCCGCCAAATCCGATATCGACAAGGCTGCGCTGCTGCGCGAGTCGTGGCTCGCCGACCTGCCGGACGATGTGATCCATGAAGCCGCCCGCTGCGGCTCGCTGCGGCTGTATGCGAACGACGAGCTGGTGCATGCCCGTGGCGATGCCTGCGACGGCTTCTACACCATCGCCAGCGGATCGGTGCGCTTCACCCGCGCCACGGCGGACGGCCATACCACCACGATTGCCGTGATGGAACGGCCCAACTGGTTTGGCGAGATATCGATGTTCGACGGCCTGCCGCGCACCCATGACGGCCATGCGGCTGGCCCGACGGTCCTGCTCTATCATGCCCGCACCGACTTCCATCGACTGCTGATGCGGCATCCGGCAATCTACGAGCGCTTTGCCCGCATGCTGGCGCTGCGCCTGCGGGCGACCTTCGACCTGGTCGAAGAGGCGGCCGTGGCGCCGCTGGCGCAGCGCCTGGCGCGCCGGCTGCTGGAGCTCGCCCAATTGCAGCCTTCGGCCATGTCGGCCGTCGTGATTCCGCGCGGACGGGAAGTGCCGCTGACCCAGGAGGAACTCGGCCATCTGCTGGGCAAGTCGCGCCAGAGCATTGCCAAGCAGTTGCGGCTATGGGAGCAGGATGGCCTGGTGCAGACGAAATACGGCCGGGTCTTCATTGAGGATCCCCAGTCCATTGCCCACATCGCCTATCCGGACGGCCGCAGCGGTAAACGGGCACGAAACGCGGCGCCGCCGGTCTCATCTCCAGCAAGCGACACCGACGTCGCGTCTCACAGGACTCTCAATGACAGCAAATACTGA
- a CDS encoding branched-chain amino acid ABC transporter permease, whose amino-acid sequence MSNTTSVTTTSMRFAPINLGRWLVWTLFAILLVVAPLIFNKGAALSILCQMGTVMIFGLSYNMLLGQGGMLSFGHAVYSGLGAYFAIHAMNLASGGSLPIPVSLIPLVGGVFGMVFGVLFGYVTTKKSGTTFSMITLGIVELVFACSLMFPDFFGGEGGISTNRVMGEKVFGISYGPQIQVYYLIAFWLFISTVGMFAFTQTPLGRIINAVRDNPERVEFIGYNTQWVRYLTLILSAFFAGISGGLSAINFEIVTAENVSAVRSGAILLFTFIGGVGFFFGPLIGAVVGVFLTVLLSDFTKAWQLYLGVFFIVIVMYAPGGIASLLMMNLRLMVYKRFGMVAPRLLFMVAATLIACIGGVMVIEMLYHLTLESANGTVMRLFGTEVDTAGVTGWLIALVLVAVGALMFWRGRPAFRQVWDQANLEIEELIRKEHA is encoded by the coding sequence ATGAGCAACACCACTTCCGTCACGACGACGTCGATGCGCTTTGCGCCGATCAACCTGGGCCGCTGGCTGGTATGGACCCTGTTCGCCATCCTGCTGGTGGTGGCGCCGCTGATCTTCAACAAGGGCGCGGCGCTGTCCATCCTGTGCCAGATGGGCACGGTCATGATCTTCGGCCTGTCCTACAACATGCTGCTCGGGCAGGGCGGCATGCTCTCCTTCGGCCATGCTGTCTATTCGGGCCTTGGCGCCTACTTCGCCATCCATGCGATGAACCTGGCCAGCGGCGGCAGCCTGCCGATACCGGTGTCATTGATCCCGCTGGTGGGCGGCGTCTTCGGCATGGTGTTTGGCGTGCTGTTCGGCTATGTCACCACCAAGAAGTCCGGCACCACCTTCTCGATGATCACGCTGGGCATCGTCGAACTGGTGTTTGCCTGCTCGCTGATGTTTCCCGACTTCTTCGGCGGCGAGGGCGGCATCTCGACCAACCGGGTGATGGGCGAAAAGGTATTCGGCATCAGCTACGGCCCGCAGATCCAGGTCTACTACCTGATCGCGTTCTGGCTCTTCATCAGCACCGTGGGCATGTTCGCCTTCACCCAGACGCCGCTGGGCCGCATCATCAATGCGGTGCGCGACAATCCGGAGCGGGTGGAATTCATCGGCTATAACACCCAGTGGGTGCGCTACCTGACGCTGATCCTGTCGGCTTTCTTTGCCGGCATTTCCGGTGGCCTCTCAGCCATCAACTTCGAGATCGTCACCGCGGAAAACGTCAGCGCCGTGCGTTCCGGCGCCATCCTGCTGTTCACCTTCATCGGCGGCGTGGGCTTCTTCTTCGGCCCGCTGATCGGCGCAGTGGTGGGCGTCTTCCTGACCGTGCTGCTGTCCGATTTCACCAAGGCCTGGCAGCTCTATCTCGGCGTGTTCTTCATCGTGATCGTCATGTATGCGCCCGGTGGCATTGCCAGCCTGCTGATGATGAATCTGCGGCTGATGGTCTACAAGCGCTTCGGCATGGTGGCGCCGCGGCTGCTGTTCATGGTGGCGGCCACGCTGATCGCCTGCATCGGCGGCGTGATGGTGATCGAGATGCTGTATCACCTGACGCTGGAGTCGGCCAATGGCACCGTGATGCGCCTGTTCGGCACCGAGGTCGATACCGCGGGCGTCACCGGCTGGCTGATCGCGCTGGTGCTGGTCGCAGTTGGCGCGCTGATGTTCTGGCGCGGCCGTCCGGCCTTCCGGCAAGTCTGGGACCAGGCCAACCTGGAAATCGAAGAACTGATCCGCAAGGAGCATGCATGA
- a CDS encoding branched-chain amino acid ABC transporter permease, giving the protein MEFTLITLLNGLAYGLLLFMLSSGLTLIFSMMGVLNFAHASFYMLGAYFAYTISAKIGFWPALVVAPLLVGAVGAMVERYGLRTVHKYGHIPELLFTFGLSYVIVELVQLVWGRAAVRYPIPAEMDGPLFTLYTTTFPMYRGFMMFIALLMLVSIYLLLTRTRIGLVIQAALTHPDAVEALGHNVPRVFMLVFGGGCALAGLAGVIGGNAFVTEPGMAATVGSIIFVVVVVGGMGSLVGALVASLLIGLLQTFAVALDYSMVTLFSGLGLSIGPGTPGFSVLNLTIAQTAPILPYLLLVLILIFRPKGLMGTREG; this is encoded by the coding sequence ATGGAATTCACGCTAATTACCTTGCTTAACGGGCTCGCATACGGCCTGCTGCTGTTCATGCTGTCGTCAGGGCTCACCCTGATCTTCAGCATGATGGGCGTGCTCAATTTCGCGCACGCCAGCTTCTACATGCTGGGCGCGTATTTCGCCTATACCATCAGCGCCAAGATCGGCTTCTGGCCGGCGCTGGTAGTCGCGCCGCTGCTGGTGGGCGCGGTGGGCGCCATGGTCGAGCGCTATGGGCTGCGTACGGTGCACAAGTATGGCCACATACCCGAGCTGCTGTTCACCTTCGGCCTGTCGTACGTCATCGTGGAACTGGTCCAGCTCGTATGGGGGCGCGCTGCGGTGCGTTATCCGATACCGGCCGAAATGGACGGGCCGCTGTTTACTCTCTACACCACCACCTTCCCGATGTATCGCGGCTTCATGATGTTCATTGCGCTGCTGATGCTGGTATCGATCTACCTGCTGCTCACGCGCACCCGCATCGGTCTGGTGATCCAGGCGGCGCTCACGCATCCCGATGCGGTGGAGGCGCTGGGCCACAATGTGCCGCGCGTGTTCATGCTGGTCTTCGGCGGCGGCTGCGCGCTGGCGGGCCTGGCGGGCGTCATCGGCGGCAACGCCTTCGTCACCGAGCCGGGCATGGCGGCCACGGTGGGCAGCATCATCTTCGTGGTGGTGGTGGTCGGCGGCATGGGCTCGCTGGTAGGGGCGCTGGTGGCATCGCTTTTGATCGGCCTTTTGCAGACCTTCGCGGTGGCCCTAGACTATTCAATGGTGACGCTCTTCTCGGGACTGGGCTTGAGCATAGGCCCCGGCACGCCGGGCTTCTCGGTGCTGAACCTGACCATTGCGCAGACGGCGCCCATCCTGCCTTATCTGCTGCTGGTGCTGATACTGATATTCCGGCCGAAAGGTCTCATGGGGACGAGGGAAGGATGA
- a CDS encoding HD domain-containing protein encodes MEHTTDNPEARATFRDMQDGTAADWAIISKEFRDYSAVLPDRVMAHLRLLDGDCGGFPVDRLTHSLQTATRAHRDGKDEEYVICALLHDIGDTLGSFNHPDIAAAILKPFVSPENLAMVEKHGVFQGYYFFHHLGLDRNLRDQFAGQPLYDRTLEFCEKYDAPAFDPDYDTLPLSFFEPMLRRVMAKPKNSIYRAAVE; translated from the coding sequence ATGGAACACACCACGGACAATCCGGAAGCGCGCGCCACCTTCCGCGACATGCAGGACGGCACCGCCGCCGACTGGGCCATCATTTCAAAGGAATTCAGGGACTACTCGGCCGTGCTGCCGGACCGCGTGATGGCGCATCTGCGCCTGCTCGACGGCGACTGCGGCGGCTTTCCGGTGGATCGCCTCACGCACAGCCTGCAGACGGCCACCCGCGCGCACCGCGACGGCAAGGATGAGGAATACGTGATCTGCGCGCTGCTGCACGATATCGGCGATACGCTGGGCAGCTTCAATCATCCCGACATCGCCGCGGCGATATTGAAGCCTTTCGTCAGCCCGGAAAACCTGGCGATGGTCGAAAAGCATGGCGTCTTCCAGGGCTATTACTTCTTCCACCACCTGGGGCTGGACCGCAATCTGCGCGACCAGTTCGCCGGCCAGCCGCTGTATGACCGCACGCTGGAATTCTGCGAAAAGTATGATGCGCCGGCATTCGATCCTGACTACGACACCTTGCCGCTGAGCTTTTTCGAGCCCATGTTGCGGCGCGTAATGGCCAAGCCGAAAAACTCGATTTATCGCGCAGCCGTCGAATGA
- a CDS encoding class II aldolase/adducin family protein codes for MNAPETLSFPSMRERVSAEEWQVRQDLAACYRLVADFGWSDLVFTHITARVPGTEDQFLINPYGLMFDEITASSLVKIDIHGNKLDDSPYPVNPAGFTIHSAVHAVRHDALCVLHTHSLNGVAVSAQKNGVLPLSQQSIFVLSSLGYHGYEGVALNEEEKPRLVQDLGRNTYLMLRNHGLLTVGKTIADAFLNMYIFEAACNIQIRAQAGGGELTMIPQAIIDGAMQQSKVATKSQGGMLAWPGLLRRLDRVDTSWRD; via the coding sequence ATGAACGCACCCGAAACCCTGAGCTTTCCTTCCATGCGCGAGCGCGTCTCGGCGGAAGAATGGCAGGTCCGCCAGGACCTGGCCGCCTGCTACCGCCTGGTGGCGGACTTTGGCTGGAGCGACCTGGTGTTCACCCACATTACCGCCCGCGTGCCAGGCACCGAAGACCAGTTCCTGATCAATCCCTACGGACTAATGTTCGACGAGATCACCGCTTCCTCGCTGGTGAAGATCGATATCCATGGCAACAAGCTGGACGATTCGCCGTACCCCGTCAATCCGGCAGGCTTCACCATCCACTCGGCGGTGCATGCGGTCCGGCATGATGCGCTGTGCGTGCTGCATACCCATAGCCTCAATGGCGTGGCGGTATCCGCCCAGAAGAACGGCGTGCTGCCGCTGTCGCAGCAATCGATCTTCGTGCTTTCCAGCCTGGGCTATCACGGCTATGAGGGCGTGGCATTGAATGAAGAGGAAAAGCCGCGCCTGGTGCAGGACCTGGGCCGCAACACCTACCTGATGCTGCGCAACCACGGCCTCCTGACCGTAGGCAAGACCATCGCCGATGCCTTCCTGAACATGTACATCTTCGAGGCGGCCTGCAACATCCAGATCCGCGCCCAGGCCGGCGGCGGCGAGCTGACCATGATTCCGCAAGCCATCATCGACGGCGCGATGCAGCAGTCCAAGGTGGCCACCAAATCCCAGGGCGGCATGCTGGCATGGCCCGGGCTGCTGCGCCGGCTGGACCGGGTCGACACTTCCTGGCGCGATTGA